TGTTCGTGTATTCAGTAGATCAGTTGGTATGTTTTAAATCTGACTAGAAATATACTTTTCACTTGAAATGATCAATATGGAATTTTAAAACGCATCAATTATTAACACACTTTTCTAGTTTCTGTATGCAACTTATTTAAGtgatatttttgaaacaatatattCCAAAATGGTACTGCGTGAGGAAACTACTATACAAGTGAAGTCTTTAGTCCATCAAATGGAAAATTCAttggatttgaatgaaatggAGGAGGACATCTTTCCTGCTAAACCTCCACCTCAGGTCAAATCAAAATGGAATGTAGagaacaataatttaaaaagatgcATGGGAAACAATCTATTCAATTCCGTTTACAAATGCAGATTCAGAAAAGTGAAACTAATGTTGGACAAAGGATTAAATGTTAACATTCTGAATGACTATGGCTATAACGTGTTGATTGCTGCTCTTCACATACAGGATCAAGAAAATAGAGGGAAAATGTTTAGGTTTCTTATCAATAGAAAGGCAAATCCAGCATTTAGAGATGAAAGACACAGTAGATCTGTGTTGGCATGGGCTTGTATCTTAGGCAGATCCGCAGAATTACAATTACTTCTCGATATATTCTTAGGAGAAATCGATATTTTGGAGAAGGACTGCAACGGAATGACCCCTTTACACCATTCTTGCCAATCGGGTAATGATGaaatagtatcaattttatgtaaAGAATGTCGTAGATACCGTTTGTCTGTAGATGTCCACGATAAGTTAGGTCTAACACCTTACTTACATGCCAAAAGACTTGGGTATCATAACATAGCTAAAATACTTCAAGAGGAAGGCAATGCAAGCTTAGGACAAACAGACAGGTTTACATTCAGGAATGGTGACGACTGGATAGAAGTTGGAAAAAAGGCAAAAGAAAGGCAACAGGCCAAAAGAAGAATGAGCGATTTTGAGCAAGCTGCCATTAGTGGACGAAGCCGTATTATGAATTCTCTCCAAAATTCTCAGACTTTATCCCGGTCTGTACCAGAAATCAGGATTTCTTGTGCAGACGACACGCCACGTCGTAATACTTTTTTTGTAGCTCAGAAACCagatatatcaaaaacaaaatctgttAGATATATGGACGATCTTGAGCAAGAATATATGACCAACTGTGATGGCGGTATCACGAACAGAGGGAAGCTTACTCCGCCGTCTTCATTGAATTTCCGAGGATCACTTGCGCTCTTAGATTTGTCTGCAAATAAACAGTTTGCAACTTTCAAAAAGCCACCACATAAAAAGCTTACAAACGTACAACAAGCCACATTGGCCAATATCATGGCGCAATTAGCTGACCAGAAAACGTCATCATATCGCCGCGGAGTTATAGTTCCAACTCCCGAATCACAGAAAGGTGATGGTAGACCAAAGAAATCAACCATGGCCATAATATTTGgcaaaaggaaaaacaaaaaggaCAATTCATCAGGTTGTCGAAAGTCAGGCCGTAAGGAAAAGGAGAAGAAAActccaaaagacaaaaaatgaacaataaacGGAGAAATATATTACAATATGCAAGAAGCATTTACGAACGTCTTTGAAAATAAGTTCAcatgaacaattgaaaaagTTGTGGTTCGTGGTGTAAAAGTGActtgtttaaatattatgaCGAAAGATCCTTGCCAAAGAGACTTTTGactcaattatatatataaatgttattttagttGATATACCCAGGTTGCAAATTGTCGATTTAATTACTAGTATGCAAAATACGATGcaataataaattgaaataattataactCGACTTCGTTTTTAAGACCAACAGTTCGATTTCCCatgataaattatttgataaacatgagCCGCTTGGGGAATGTTGTCATCTTTTGCAACATATTGATATTcctttaataatattttataaaattattttcattgacCTATTGTAGGCGAAAATGAGAATAAATGGGCGCCATATATAAACTTAACGACTGTTATTGTAAAATTGCATGGATAGGAGCTACCACACATTAGATAATTGAAAAGAATTTAGAATATTATGAAAAAGTTAAATTGGTAATAATGAGGGTTGCATTCCCTATAAAGCTCCAGTgaataaattaatgttttatggAGAATTATTTGATATTGCTTTAATATGCCTGTCCGTAAAGACCACCAAGCTTTAAAATTACTTATAATTCAGTTTTTATATGGAAACTAAGGTTGTAATTCCCTCAGACAAAGTTGACCTCAGACAAATTTGTCTTACTTGGGTCTGATGCTTGGCATTGCGTTCAAGTATTTAGGCCTCTAGTGTGTATAATGAATTTTACTCTGATAAAAGGGTGTTAAATGGATTATGCGAGTTTATTTTTTGCAAGCTGGTGTggaatttgttttacattttgtatttaagtGGGGTTTTACTCAGTGGGGAAatatcagattttttgtacatttagcAGGAAAGTCCGGTTTAGCTTGAATGAGTAAAATcagatatatttatacatttataatactCTCAAGACCTTGCTTACTTTAATGTTATTCATGACATGTAGTTAACAGTATAATTGCTTTGAAAGATTAGAAAAGATGtaggttttttttccatttatatttCAAAGGAATGTAtcgtaaaagatttttaaaccaaataaatCTGAATGCCTGAATATGAAGTCATTGACATTATATTTACattcaatattttcatatatccTACATTACATggtttatgaataaaaaatgaagCAGTTCATTTAGCCGTTAAATTATTCACAAAAACGTTATAACTTTCAATTACGcgttttattgtatgttttataagTTGTGCAACTTGTTATAACATAGTATTTAGCTAAgactaatttatatatataaaagatatttttttatctgtttttagCAGAACACCCCACCCCACTTAAACACTACATAATGAATCTTTCATTGAATAAACAAGCAGCAAGTGCTTTTCAATGATCTAATGAAGTCTTTAGATAATGAGAGGTGTTGTTCTTTCTGCTGcgtatgatttgtttttatttgaagtgATTCTGTTGTATACAttcgaaaaaaaacaattgaatcaATATTTCAGCGTTTTACTATACATCTTCAACGTGAACGCCTAACAATTTAAAGACGGGTTGTAGTATATATCATGATAATTACTTGCAACTCATAAACTAAGAAGGCAGTATTTTCTCCAAATTGTGTTAATGCGTGTTTTACATGGAAGCGTTAAATTACACCACAGTCTGGGATATTTGGTAAATTTGTTCATTAACAAACTACTCTCCACTAGTGGAGTAACTGATCTACTAAAGGGTCTATTTATTTGTTCATAAGTTTGGTAACGGGTTCGATGAATGTCCTTTGATGGTAACTGGTCTGCTGAGGGTCATTTTTTGGTCACTGGTGCGGGTTCTATCGATTTACTGGTCTGCtgagggtctttagatttgttcATAAGTTTGGTAAGTGATCTGCTTGAGGATCATAATGTTTTACATTAgttctttctttttcttaagGATTCTTAAGTTTCCTTCCAATCCTATCCTAAGTAAAGGTCATTTTAATAATCCTTGTACATCTTGCTAGTTTTTTCCTAAGTAGTGAGACTAAGTAGTGAGACTGATGTGTTTTGTTGATAGTTTGTCATACCAAAAAGACTTGATCGTTAGCTGCTGATCATATTTTTGCCACATTCCAGTATGATTTCTGCTATGACATTGCCAAGAGTAAACGGAAGAGGTAACCGGATAAACAAATCTGATTTTAAAcggtacaagtgtattttaacTATATGGCAGTAATTCGGCctgtcttttccttttttttatatatatattagttgtTTAACGCGTGTCACTTTATTTAacttgtttcaattttttttgtggttgtaAGGGAGGGGACTGTTCAGAGTTACCTATATtaagtagattttttttcacattagatcaaatgtttgtattttcatttattcGTTTAAAGACACTTTTCATCTTTTTAGAAATAGTTCAGAAAAGATGCatttatttagccttttaacttttttttattcaagtgtcactgatgactttatttgaagtattttttttttaatttttgaaaaagaagtTACAAGCAGTAGTTTTTCTTGTGTAAATTAAACCATTAAACGTCATGACATGTTATAACCGTCCTAATAAAACGACatattactatatatatttctatctgaaataaaacagcACAAGTATTAACCCAAATATATTTTTCGTGTTAAGTTTATAACAACtcttcattaaaaattaaaccgaTTAATTTAGTAAGACTCCGTATGTAAAAGTTTGGACTTAGTTTTATAAATTGGACCAATATTTAAGCTAATTAATCAGGTTAAATAAATCTGCAAATATTGAAGGGGGTAGTATGTTaactaaattaaacaaaataatcttatgtacaaattaaaatctttttaatctttaatgtaatgaatttgaaaatttattgctTGTACACGGATAAATTTTCCACTTTTCAAACAAGTGATTATGTTATGTATGTATATGTCCGACAGTTCTCTATTGAATTAGACGACAAAAGTCCTATTCATACCATACAGTTTAAATTTACAACATAAGTAACTATTTGACTTACATATCATACAGTTTTAGACATTTACCAAACAaatgataatttattaaaatgttgaCATCACTTAAATcgatatttcaatttatttactgCTATTTAAGAACTTGGTAACGAGATGTTTTGAAtctaacattttaaatttgttcatAGTATTAAACGTTTGCATTGCATTGATTCATTCGTATACTTAACGTAGAAAATTGGTAAACATGTCTTTTTTACTGCTGTTTAAAAACTTGGTAACGAGGGTTTTTGAAtccaacattttaaatttgttcatGATACTATTAAACGCTGCATTGATTCGTTCGTAcactcaatgtaaaaaaatgataaaaatgtttcttttactGGTGTTTAAGAACTTGGTTACGAGTTGTTTTGAATTCAACATTTTAGATTTGTATGTACGATTAAAATGCTGCTTAGACTCATTTGTACACTCAACATATACAAATCGATGTCTGTTTTTCTCTTAAATATATGTCGTTATCCAATTGCTCGATTCAAGGTTCGCTTTTTGTTAAACGCCTGCTGTGCTACAACTTCAGATTGCAAATTGATTTATAGTTTCTGACTAATTTAGAATTCGATTCCAATAATCCAAAGGAATAACTTAGACTAGTTCTTTATAACTGTTTCTACCTgaatgaaaattaacaaaagcTAAACTGTTTTCAATTgacaatatttaaagattttagaAGTAATTTTTAATGTCTTTTTAACAAAAGACTTAAATACAACTATCCGTTTAAACATTTGATGTGGATCTTTTTCCACACAACAGGTGTTGTTCATGAAAGATACCTCATACTATATGCAATTAAGCTCACTATGACATGATATTCAAAAAGCCTGTCCGTCCATCGACTCGAAACAAAGCTTTATTCAAACACCACTTACTTCATGAATGCTATTATTATTTAGGTTGTCGATTTTATGGCTAATATCGCACATCGATATAATGATATAACAATATCAGAAAAACGGAATAAATCACATAGGCTTTGTCGATCAATGCTCGTAAATGCAGATCAGCATCTATTATGTTGCAAGAGTTATACACGAAGAGAATTGGAAAGTCAGTAAAAATGATTGTTTCACGATGTTAATATTTTTCAGAAACTCGGGAACAAACCAAACAAGGATTAAAGTTTAAAACTCTGTGATATAGAGTTTGATTCACTGTACAGACACCGGTGAACTTTTGAAAACCGGATGTATTCTAGGttactttgtcatttgattCATTGGTATGAGCGACATAACGGGTGCCACTAGTGAAGCAGAAACCTTTCCAGACGACCTGACTTTGGATTTTCAGTGAGATTCATGGTTACCTATCTGAGTATTGTTTCGTggactgttgtttgtctgtttgtttgtttgatcgAAGTAAACTAACCAGAATCAAGCTAGCAAACAAAATTTGCACCAAGCTAGcaaacaataaaaagtaaaatcacaaaatgctgaactccgaggaagattcataaaaggaaagtcccaaatttaatggcaaaatcaaaaacttaacacattaaacgaatggataacaactgtattGTTCATGACTTggcacatatatatatcttgagtagaaaatggtggattaaacctggtttcaaagctagctaaaccttcacttgtatgacagtcacataaaTTCCAGTACATTGGCACCGGTGTGTAAGCAAACGAACAAACATAAAaggtaaacatgtttaaaataggGGTACACGAgttaacattgtgttataatcttaatcactataaaaacaaacaaatatgcacaaaagacacaaaaaaacacattagcaaaaaccaaaaaaggcaagaatacataaatttaccatagtacaataacacaatcaCGGGATGCacaagtacagagccacgtcaaatatgcatcaaaagaaaaacaaaaaggcaaacagacaaaGCACatcagcaaaaatgaaagacaagaatacacaaatgtTTTCCAATAGTAAAATGACCGGATGTAAAGCGCCACGCCCCGTGTGCTGGTGGTGTTGCCACAGGTTTGTGTATGCGCCTAGTGCAGTTGGGAGTCATAGACTCTTAAACTGCCGCTGGATAGCTTATATTCATAGGTGAAAAGAAAGCCGAGTGCGTAAGTCTTTCCTGCCAGTACATAGCCTCTACACTAACAAGACTTCTACAGTGCCTCCCCGCGACAGCACACGGTAACTAGGACCTTGTGTCCTAGGCCTTACTGTAGAGGATCTCGGAATAGCAAGGACCCTAGAGATGAAGTGTGTAGGCCCACCGGCGTGTGGATACGCCCTAGCACTCATCAACCTTGCCCCAGCTATGGGTTAATTGCCGGCTAGATGAAAGTCGTCAGCCTTGAAAGGCAATTCATATAGGAGAAGAAAACTCTGATATAAAATACCGGGTAGATTTGACTCGTCAGCCTTGGTCGGCAATGGATCTATAGGAAAGAAACCTTGAGTAAAGATTATCTGGTTCTCCAGGTTGGGGATTGAGCGATAGGCCAACAACCTATCCTTGTAAAAAACTTTAAAGTTACAGAAACGCGAAATGGTAGATAAGGAAAGAACAGAATTTGGATGGAGAACATGGGGAGAAGCACAACAAGCAGCAGCAGATAGACTCAGATGGAAGGCTTCCATTCGCGCCCTATGCGACACATGGCGCTAACGGGAGTTGGAGTTGGAAAGCGCCACGCcacatgt
The genomic region above belongs to Mytilus trossulus isolate FHL-02 chromosome 7, PNRI_Mtr1.1.1.hap1, whole genome shotgun sequence and contains:
- the LOC134725600 gene encoding uncharacterized protein LOC134725600 codes for the protein MVLREETTIQVKSLVHQMENSLDLNEMEEDIFPAKPPPQVKSKWNVENNNLKRCMGNNLFNSVYKCRFRKVKLMLDKGLNVNILNDYGYNVLIAALHIQDQENRGKMFRFLINRKANPAFRDERHSRSVLAWACILGRSAELQLLLDIFLGEIDILEKDCNGMTPLHHSCQSGNDEIVSILCKECRRYRLSVDVHDKLGLTPYLHAKRLGYHNIAKILQEEGNASLGQTDRFTFRNGDDWIEVGKKAKERQQAKRRMSDFEQAAISGRSRIMNSLQNSQTLSRSVPEIRISCADDTPRRNTFFVAQKPDISKTKSVRYMDDLEQEYMTNCDGGITNRGKLTPPSSLNFRGSLALLDLSANKQFATFKKPPHKKLTNVQQATLANIMAQLADQKTSSYRRGVIVPTPESQKGDGRPKKSTMAIIFGKRKNKKDNSSGCRKSGRKEKEKKTPKDKK